The following proteins come from a genomic window of Microbacterium lemovicicum:
- a CDS encoding RNA polymerase sigma factor: MDDADPGLWARVRSGDEAALAALFDRHEPRLFRHAARLLTSREDAKDAVTIAFFELWRKRESVRLVDGSPLPWLLTTVANCARNLERSGRRYRVLLERTPASHRAPAPTAHDESGVLASLKKLPPREQSVIVLSVLEGYPERDIADALGIPIGTVKSRLSRGKARLRDELTSLEASWA, translated from the coding sequence ATGGATGACGCCGACCCCGGGTTGTGGGCCAGAGTGCGCAGTGGCGACGAGGCGGCCCTTGCCGCGCTGTTCGACCGGCATGAGCCACGGCTGTTCCGCCATGCCGCGCGCCTGCTGACGTCGCGCGAGGACGCGAAGGACGCCGTGACGATCGCGTTCTTCGAGCTGTGGCGCAAGCGGGAGAGCGTCCGTCTCGTCGACGGCTCGCCGTTGCCGTGGCTGCTCACGACGGTCGCCAACTGCGCGCGCAATCTGGAGCGCTCCGGGCGCCGCTACCGAGTGCTGCTCGAACGGACCCCTGCTTCTCACCGCGCTCCCGCACCGACGGCGCACGACGAGAGCGGCGTGCTCGCGAGCCTCAAGAAGCTGCCGCCCCGCGAGCAGAGCGTGATCGTGCTGTCCGTGCTGGAGGGCTATCCCGAGCGGGACATCGCCGACGCCCTCGGCATCCCCATCGGAACCGTCAAGTCCCGGCTCTCGCGCGGCAAGGCGCGACTGCGGGACGAGCTCACGTCTTTGGAGGCGTCATGGGCATGA
- a CDS encoding proline--tRNA ligase, which produces MVTRLSTFFLRTLREDPSDAEVTSHRLLVRAGYIRRQAPGVFAWLPLGLKVKAKIETIIREEMAAAGAFEVHFPALLPREPYEVTGRWDEYGDGLFRLQDRKGADYLLAPTHEEVFTLLVKDLYSSYKDLPLTIFQIQDKYRDEARPRAGLLRGREFTMKDAYSFDATDAGLDASYQAQRDAYERIFSRLGLEYVIVAADAGAMGGSKSEEFLHPTAIGEDTFVRSEGGYAANVEAFTTVVPDAIPFDGLGEPIIFDSPDTPTITTLVDHSNAVLDGSYTAADTLKNVVLALTHLDGSRELVVVGLPGDRDVDDKRVEVAFAPAEVEAATADDFEKNPLLVKGYIGPWSATGAVLGEESATGIRYFLDPRVVDGTAWITGANIDQKHVHSLVAGRDFTSDGFIEVATVREGDPAPDGSGPVSLARGMEIGHVFQLGRKYAEVLGLKVLDENGKLVTVTMGSYGIGVTRILAIIAELNNDDRGLIWPESVAPFDVHVVATGRDAAAFTLAESLSSDLEAAGFDVLFDDRPKVSPGVKFGDAELVGVPRIVIVGRGAADGEVELWDRRTGDRTVVPASEAVARLTAS; this is translated from the coding sequence GTGGTCACACGTCTCTCTACCTTCTTCCTCCGCACCCTTCGCGAGGACCCTTCCGACGCGGAGGTCACCAGCCACCGGCTGCTCGTACGCGCCGGCTACATCCGCCGTCAGGCGCCCGGCGTATTCGCCTGGCTGCCGCTGGGCCTGAAGGTCAAGGCGAAGATCGAGACGATCATCCGCGAGGAGATGGCCGCCGCGGGGGCGTTCGAGGTGCACTTCCCCGCGCTGCTGCCGCGCGAGCCCTACGAGGTGACCGGTCGCTGGGACGAGTACGGCGACGGGCTGTTCCGCCTGCAGGACCGCAAGGGTGCCGACTACCTCCTGGCTCCCACGCACGAGGAGGTCTTCACCCTGCTGGTGAAGGACCTGTACTCGTCGTACAAGGACCTGCCGCTGACGATCTTCCAGATCCAGGACAAGTATCGCGACGAGGCCCGTCCGCGGGCCGGCCTTCTGCGCGGTCGCGAGTTCACCATGAAGGACGCGTACTCGTTCGACGCCACCGATGCGGGACTGGATGCCTCGTACCAGGCGCAGCGCGACGCGTACGAGCGCATCTTCTCCCGCCTCGGTCTCGAGTACGTGATCGTTGCGGCCGACGCGGGTGCCATGGGCGGATCGAAGTCCGAGGAGTTCCTTCACCCGACGGCCATCGGCGAGGACACCTTCGTGCGCTCGGAGGGCGGCTACGCCGCCAACGTCGAGGCGTTCACGACGGTCGTCCCCGACGCGATCCCGTTCGATGGACTGGGGGAGCCCATCATCTTCGACTCGCCCGACACCCCGACGATCACGACGCTCGTGGATCACTCGAACGCGGTGCTCGACGGGTCATACACGGCCGCTGACACGCTCAAGAACGTCGTGCTCGCGCTGACGCACCTCGACGGCTCGCGCGAGCTCGTCGTCGTCGGGCTTCCCGGCGATCGCGACGTGGACGACAAGCGTGTCGAGGTCGCGTTCGCTCCCGCCGAGGTCGAGGCCGCCACGGCCGACGACTTCGAGAAGAACCCTCTGCTGGTGAAGGGCTACATCGGCCCCTGGTCGGCGACCGGCGCCGTGCTCGGCGAGGAGTCCGCGACCGGCATCCGGTACTTCCTGGATCCCCGGGTCGTCGACGGGACCGCCTGGATCACCGGCGCCAACATCGACCAGAAGCACGTCCACTCCCTCGTGGCCGGACGCGACTTCACGTCCGACGGCTTCATCGAGGTCGCGACCGTGCGCGAGGGCGACCCCGCGCCGGACGGATCCGGTCCTGTCAGCCTGGCGCGCGGCATGGAGATCGGGCACGTGTTCCAGCTCGGACGCAAGTACGCAGAGGTGCTCGGGCTCAAGGTGCTCGACGAGAACGGCAAGCTCGTCACGGTCACGATGGGCTCGTACGGCATCGGCGTGACCCGCATCCTCGCGATCATCGCCGAGCTCAACAACGACGACCGCGGCCTGATCTGGCCGGAGTCGGTGGCGCCCTTCGACGTCCACGTCGTCGCGACGGGCCGGGATGCTGCGGCCTTCACGCTCGCCGAGTCGCTGTCGTCGGATCTCGAGGCCGCTGGCTTCGACGTCCTGTTCGACGATCGCCCGAAGGTGTCGCCCGGCGTGAAGTTCGGCGACGCCGAGCTCGTCGGCGTGCCCCGCATCGTCATCGTCGGGCGCGGCGCGGCGGACGGCGAGGTCGAGCTCTGGGACCGTCGGACCGGCGATCGCACGGTCGTCCCCGCGAGCGAGGCCGTGGCCCGACTCACCGCGAGCTGA
- a CDS encoding HNH endonuclease, producing the protein MYRDDETEPYPGYWDDVDVRAAAFTPRDPVGQVTDIAAVLTMQTAEQYASVAALRRELMTHAGSSAVADEMIDRSLRLELAAALRLTEYAVGDLMAGSTALAERYPAALDAMMHARITDQHARYLVDLLDAADPATAARLTREAVELAGALPAGSFRRRLRRLIETEESVTLAERHARGVTERCVTIEPAVDGMMRVTAYLPAVEAHAVFDRLTRMAKAMTGRGSGDDRPLTERASDRSLDQARADILCDLLIDGICPDHGAVARGIRPTVLVTVPALSLLDPEHARTHPAEVEGIGPIGIDRARELCGAAASWVRILTHPETGIALSVGRTRYDPPPELKRLVRWRAERCLAPGCTMPASRCEIDHTQAWVDGGETSLENLAPLCSGHHHVKHSGGWSVRQVAGSGGVIEWISPTGRRYLVEPERRMPVFQSGVDNEPAPF; encoded by the coding sequence ATGTACCGAGACGACGAGACCGAGCCCTACCCGGGCTATTGGGACGACGTCGACGTGCGTGCGGCCGCATTCACGCCGCGCGACCCGGTCGGTCAGGTCACCGACATCGCCGCGGTGCTCACGATGCAGACGGCGGAGCAGTACGCCTCGGTGGCCGCTCTGCGCAGGGAGCTTATGACGCATGCGGGCTCCTCCGCCGTCGCGGACGAGATGATCGACCGCTCGCTCCGCCTCGAACTCGCCGCCGCCCTCCGGCTCACCGAATACGCGGTCGGCGACCTCATGGCGGGCTCGACCGCCTTGGCCGAGCGCTACCCGGCAGCGCTCGACGCCATGATGCACGCGCGGATCACCGATCAGCACGCGCGCTATCTCGTCGACCTGCTCGATGCCGCCGATCCTGCGACTGCTGCCCGACTGACGCGTGAGGCCGTCGAACTCGCAGGGGCGCTCCCCGCGGGATCGTTCCGTCGGCGGCTGCGCCGTCTGATCGAGACGGAGGAGTCGGTGACGCTCGCCGAGCGTCACGCGCGCGGCGTCACCGAACGGTGCGTGACGATCGAGCCGGCTGTCGACGGCATGATGCGCGTGACGGCCTACCTCCCGGCGGTCGAGGCCCACGCGGTCTTCGACCGCCTGACGCGCATGGCGAAGGCGATGACAGGGCGCGGGAGTGGGGACGACCGCCCGCTCACGGAACGCGCGAGCGATCGGTCGCTCGACCAGGCGCGCGCCGATATCCTCTGCGACCTGCTCATCGACGGCATCTGCCCAGACCACGGCGCCGTCGCCCGGGGCATCCGCCCGACCGTCCTGGTCACCGTCCCGGCGCTCTCCCTCCTCGACCCGGAGCACGCGAGGACGCACCCCGCCGAGGTGGAGGGCATCGGTCCGATCGGCATCGATCGCGCCCGCGAGCTGTGCGGTGCCGCCGCCTCCTGGGTGCGCATCCTCACGCACCCTGAAACCGGAATCGCCCTCTCCGTCGGCCGCACACGCTACGACCCGCCACCCGAACTCAAGCGGCTGGTGCGGTGGCGGGCCGAGCGATGTCTCGCTCCCGGATGCACGATGCCCGCGTCACGCTGCGAGATCGACCACACCCAGGCCTGGGTCGACGGCGGCGAGACGTCGCTGGAGAACCTGGCGCCACTGTGCTCCGGTCACCATCACGTCAAGCACAGCGGCGGGTGGTCGGTGCGGCAGGTTGCCGGCAGCGGTGGCGTCATCGAGTGGATATCGCCGACCGGCCGCCGCTACCTCGTCGAGCCCGAGCGCCGGATGCCGGTGTTTCAGAGCGGCGTCGACAACGAGCCGGCACCGTTCTGA
- a CDS encoding TIGR00730 family Rossman fold protein — protein sequence METGSTNPIPPEVTEDLRRTIETAGITESADLVARILATGIGMGLDRTDRLDLKITTAALSEMRAAFRLFAPFSDVPKVTIFGSARTRPDDAAYRQASDVAAALAGHGWMVVTGAGPGIMQAAAEGAGPDHSLGVSIRLPFEQRPNAIVEANARNVAMKYFFTRKLMLVKESSGFVCVPGGFGTLDEMFELLTLQQTGKAEPTPVVLLDEPGGTFWKGLETFVHEHLETAGVISPHDFDRVVITDSVDEATAEIMGFWRNYDSMRWVGGRLVLRLKAAPTDAEIEELNERFPTLLADGRIERTEPLRVEREDDDKIDLPRLVLRLNQWRVGELHRLIRALNDLPSAPSETAIP from the coding sequence ATGGAGACCGGATCGACCAACCCGATTCCCCCCGAGGTCACGGAAGACCTCCGCCGCACGATCGAGACCGCAGGGATCACCGAGAGCGCCGATCTCGTGGCGCGCATCCTCGCGACGGGCATCGGCATGGGGCTGGACCGCACCGACCGGCTCGACCTCAAGATCACGACCGCGGCACTTTCCGAGATGCGGGCCGCCTTCCGTCTCTTCGCGCCGTTCTCCGACGTGCCGAAGGTGACCATCTTCGGGTCCGCGCGCACCCGGCCCGATGACGCCGCCTACCGCCAAGCCTCGGATGTGGCGGCGGCGCTCGCCGGCCACGGGTGGATGGTGGTCACGGGCGCGGGTCCGGGCATCATGCAGGCGGCCGCCGAGGGCGCCGGCCCCGATCACTCGCTCGGTGTGTCGATCCGCCTGCCGTTCGAGCAGCGTCCGAACGCGATCGTGGAAGCCAACGCGCGCAACGTCGCGATGAAGTACTTCTTCACGCGGAAGCTGATGCTCGTGAAGGAGTCGAGCGGCTTCGTCTGCGTGCCGGGGGGCTTCGGCACGCTGGACGAGATGTTCGAACTGCTCACCCTGCAGCAGACCGGCAAGGCCGAGCCCACCCCCGTGGTGCTGCTCGACGAGCCGGGCGGCACGTTCTGGAAAGGACTGGAGACGTTCGTCCACGAGCACCTCGAGACCGCCGGCGTGATCTCGCCCCACGATTTCGATCGGGTCGTCATCACCGATTCCGTCGACGAGGCGACAGCCGAGATCATGGGCTTCTGGCGCAACTACGACTCGATGCGGTGGGTCGGCGGACGACTGGTGCTCCGGCTGAAGGCCGCGCCGACGGACGCGGAGATCGAGGAACTCAACGAGCGATTCCCCACCCTGCTGGCGGACGGCCGGATCGAGCGCACCGAGCCCCTGCGGGTCGAGCGCGAAGACGACGACAAGATCGACCTGCCGCGTCTCGTGCTTCGGCTGAACCAGTGGCGCGTCGGTGAGCTGCACCGACTCATTCGCGCACTGAACGACCTGCCCTCGGCACCTTCCGAGACGGCGATCCCGTAA
- a CDS encoding NADH:ubiquinone oxidoreductase subunit 4 (chain M), which produces MTYSEVVRRLALSLVAALVAGGVLAGCAIPTEKWTDPLPYGEFEDEALDAVNVYRVSDGVLEPEPSARAEEVWDAFREVAGERADQIREMRAGDSGDVDTAAYVSHDVDPRFWVLGVNLAYSRDPTMRETLVHEFAHMLSLSVDQVDIGRLDCTTFEIADGCARTQSYIVAFDDEFWKDYGPSAPAADNGDPEAASALYAEHEADFVTEYAATSVGEDFAETFVTFVAEPTPTGQDNSLVADKLRFFYGYPDLVAERDRIRSAAGY; this is translated from the coding sequence GTGACCTACTCTGAGGTCGTGCGCCGCCTCGCCCTCTCCCTCGTCGCCGCCCTCGTGGCCGGGGGTGTTCTCGCCGGGTGCGCGATCCCGACGGAGAAGTGGACGGATCCGCTCCCCTACGGCGAGTTCGAGGATGAGGCGCTCGATGCGGTGAACGTCTACCGTGTCTCCGACGGAGTGCTGGAGCCGGAGCCCAGCGCGCGCGCCGAGGAAGTGTGGGACGCCTTCCGTGAGGTGGCCGGGGAACGCGCGGACCAGATCAGGGAGATGCGGGCCGGTGACTCGGGCGACGTCGACACCGCCGCCTACGTATCCCACGACGTCGATCCGCGCTTCTGGGTGCTCGGAGTGAATCTCGCGTACTCGCGGGACCCGACCATGAGGGAGACGCTGGTCCACGAGTTCGCCCACATGCTGTCACTGTCGGTCGATCAGGTGGACATCGGACGACTCGACTGCACCACGTTCGAGATCGCCGACGGGTGTGCCCGGACGCAGTCGTACATCGTCGCGTTCGACGACGAGTTCTGGAAGGACTACGGTCCGTCGGCTCCCGCGGCTGACAACGGCGACCCCGAGGCCGCGTCGGCGCTCTACGCGGAGCACGAAGCGGACTTCGTGACCGAGTACGCCGCCACCAGCGTCGGCGAGGACTTCGCCGAGACGTTCGTGACGTTCGTCGCGGAACCCACGCCGACGGGACAGGACAATTCCCTCGTTGCCGACAAGCTGAGGTTCTTCTACGGCTACCCGGACCTCGTCGCCGAGCGCGACAGGATCCGGAGCGCCGCCGGCTACTGA
- a CDS encoding pyridoxamine 5'-phosphate oxidase family protein has product MTELTGKEARDRVKELVEDIDFTMLTTQDDAGRLVSRPMSTREMDDNGDIWFFTSEDTKKVEEAKADHDVNLAYCDAKGMRYVSVAGRASIVHDEAKMAELYSPSLDIWFEDGLDTPGITLLKVSPVETEFWEPAKNRIAMAAVMLKSLVTRDTPDDDITNHGRIVG; this is encoded by the coding sequence ATGACGGAACTGACAGGCAAGGAAGCACGCGATCGCGTGAAGGAACTCGTCGAGGACATCGACTTCACCATGCTGACGACGCAGGACGACGCCGGAAGGCTCGTCAGCCGCCCGATGAGCACACGGGAGATGGACGACAACGGCGACATCTGGTTCTTCACCTCGGAGGACACCAAGAAGGTCGAGGAGGCCAAGGCCGACCATGACGTCAACCTCGCCTACTGCGATGCGAAGGGGATGCGCTACGTCTCGGTCGCCGGACGCGCGAGCATCGTGCACGACGAGGCGAAGATGGCCGAGCTGTACTCGCCGTCGCTCGACATCTGGTTCGAGGACGGCCTCGACACCCCGGGGATCACCCTGCTGAAGGTCTCCCCCGTCGAGACGGAGTTCTGGGAGCCGGCGAAGAACAGGATCGCGATGGCGGCTGTGATGCTGAAGTCGCTGGTCACCCGCGACACCCCGGACGACGACATCACCAATCACGGGCGCATCGTCGGCTGA